The following proteins are encoded in a genomic region of Arachis stenosperma cultivar V10309 chromosome 4, arast.V10309.gnm1.PFL2, whole genome shotgun sequence:
- the LOC130975392 gene encoding uncharacterized protein LOC130975392 produces MVMTRNYSAIIQRKLPSKKKDLGNFQIHCTIRNITFERALYDLGASINLMSLYVMKKLQIQEMKSTRIALQMADKSIKNAYGVVKNVLIKVEKVSLPVGFVILDMEEDDNAFIILARPFLASERALKDVKKDELMLRAHDEHLIFHVFKTMHYSSEEENCMKIE; encoded by the coding sequence ATGGTGATGACTAGAAACTATAGTGCAATTATTCAAAGGAAGTTGCCAAGTAAGAAGAAAGATCTTGGAAACTTCCAAATCCACTGCACCATTAGAAACATAACTTTTGAAAGAGCATTGTATGATTtaggagcaagtatcaatttgaTGTCTCTCTATGtgatgaaaaagcttcaaattcaagagatgaagtCCACAAGAATAGCTctacaaatggcagacaaatcaatcaAGAATGCATATGGAGTGGTTAAAAATGTCTTGATCAAGGTGGAAAAGGTTTCCCTCCCAGTAGGTTTTGTTATTCTTGATATGGAGGAAGATGATAATGCCTTCATCATTCTAGCAAGGCCTTTTCTAGCCAGTGAAAGAGCTCTAAAAGATGTGAAAAAAGATGAATTAATGTTGAGGGCGCATGATGAGCACTTGATTTTTCATGTCTTTAAAACCATGCATTATTCTAGTGAGGAGGAGAATTGTATGAAGATTGAATGA